The DNA sequence GAAAGACAAGCTTTCGGAGTCACTCAATCTAGAACTCAAAGACGTCAGTGAACTGGCATTTGCATCTGCCTATTTCAACATCAAGGGTTTTGGACTCATAAAGGATACAATTAGGGATAAGCCCCTAAAATTCCTCCTGGGAAGGCCTCAGGACGAAAGCGTCACATTCGAGGAGGAAATTGTTCGGGAACTGGAGGAACAGGAGGATAACCCGGAATATTACACATTAATGAATGATACAGTCACATATTTTTCCGATGATAAACGGGAAATAAGAAAGAAGAATGGTCCATTCTTCCATGGGAAAGCATACATTGGAGTATCCCCCAATCTCAGCAACCCAAAGACTGGGATCGGCATAGTCGGATCGAGCAACTTAACCTATGCCGGCCTGAAGACAAACAGTGAGTTGAACGTTGAAAATACAGATAGGGAGCTCCTTAAAGAGATAACAATCTGGTTCAACGAGAAGTGGCAATCGGCAGAAGAATACAAGAGTACATTCATCGGTTTTCTCAAGAACTATACAATTACCCATACCCCATATGAAGTTGCTTCAAAGGCTTTATTCGAATATTATAACAAGGACCTTCAAGAGGCAGAAAAAATTAAAATGATGGGACTGAAGCGATTTCAGGTTGTATCAGTCCTCGAGGCAAGAAAGATACTTTCAGAGTACAAGGGCGTAGTTATAGCAGACTCCACAGGTTTGGGAAAAACCAGAACCATGATCGCACTGGCACATGAAGCAAGGAAAGAGAGAAAGAAAGTATTGCTCATTGCACCAAAAAGTGTACTCAGAACCACATGGGAAAAGGAGACAGATGCACTCGACACGAAAATTGAAGGCATCAATTCCGAATATATATCGGCAAATCCTGACGAATTTGTGGAGAAGTATGAGAACAAAGGAAACAACTTCATCATGGTTGACGAAGCTCATTACTTCAAGTCGTCTTCATCCAACAGGTATAAGGCTCTGAGGGACTTAATATTGCACAACTCAGCCGAAGTGGTTCTGGCAACAGCAACTCCAGTTAACAACAGCTTAATGGACCTGTACAACCTCATTGCCCTTTTTGCGCCAGAGGAGTCCATAATGGATATAGCTGGGGTAACCCTAAAAGGTTATTTTGGAAGCAATCAAAAATTGTTGCTTGAGGGGAAGTCTTTCGAAATGTCTCAGGTGCTTGAAAGATTTGTAGTTAGACATTCCAGAAAATTCGCCAAGATGCTTGAAAAGGACATGAAAGGATTTCCCGAAAGGGTGATCGACATGAACCCGAAAAACAGGTATAAGTCAAATATGGATTACCAGACCCTTGACGATAAATTGGAAAGACTGTATTTCGCCCCATATGAGCTATCGGTTGAAAAACTTACAGAACTTAAATTACCCAGCGGACAAGCCATCTCTCAATTCAAGGAAAGAGAAAAGAAGGAGAAACTCAAAGAACTCGTGAAAACAATTGTCCGGCTAAACTTATTTAAGAGGCTGGAGAGTTCCCAGGAAGCATTCAGAGAAACAATGGGGGCAATTTCCTCCTATATGAAAAGAGCCATGGAATTTGCCAGAACGAGTGGATACTTCCTCCCTCGAAGCGCAGCCGATGATCCGCTGTTTGATTTTGATGAGGAAATACCTCCAAACATATTCGAAAGTGATAAGTATAGAGAGCTTCAGGACAAATGTCTGCTTACGAAAGAAGAGAAGGAATACTTTCTGAAAGCATGCAGTGAGGATCTTAAAAGCATTAAGGAGATTTTGAACTCTATACCTTCAACAGATGCAAAGCTGATTGGATTCCAGGAAAGGGTCAGGGAGCTGATACCACAAATTAAAGAGCCCAACGGTGTAGTGTTTTTCACACAATACACGGCAACCGCAAAGTTGCTCTACAATTCATTGAATGGACTATATCCGCTGACATATCTTACATCAGGGAGCATATGCAAGGATCATAAGGGGCGAATTTCGGACACTACAAAAATAGTTGAGCAGTTCCAGGAACATGGAGGTCTACTCATAAGTACGGATGTGCTAAGCGAGGGACAGAACCTTCAAAATGCCCAATTCGTGGTTAATTATGACTTTCCATGGAATCCAGTTGTTTTGATACAGAGAGTCGGGAGAATTGACAGAATGGGGTCAAATTATGATTATGTATATCTTATAAATATCATGCAGGAGAATGATAACCCGGAAGATCCCAATTCCCTGCAGCATTTCATAAATCTTATGAGGAAGCTTTACAGCAAGATCTCAGGAATCAAAAATACCGTTGGAATTGATGCGCCAATTCTCGGGGAAGATGCAGAGCCTAAAGATTTTGGAACTATGCAAAAACTAATAGCTGAGGGAAAGAGCACAGTTCTAACAGAGCTTGAAAAGGAAATTGAGCAATTCACGAATGATCCAAAGGATCAACTGATGGAGATAATCGATGACCTTGGAGAGGAGAGGATAAAGGCAATTCCCAGGGGAATCGGGGCTTATAAAAAATACGAAAAGAATGGATTGTTCTGTCTCTTCACAGATGGAGAAAATTATTACTGGAGGCTTAAATTTGAAGGAGAGAGTAACGTTATAACCGATCCAGGCCAGATAGTCGGAATATTATTGAAGGACAAGGAAAAGGACTCATCGGGTGAAAAGATAGAGTACAAAGTCCTCGTCGATAAATTAAGAAAACTGAAGGAAGAAACAACTCATTCAGTAGAGAGCGACAGAGTGAGAAGATCATCCTCTTCGACTTTACCAAACCTATCAAAGAATGGCAAGGAAATTTACGCAAAGATAAGCGAGGAGGACGAGGAACTGGCATTGAAGTTTAGGGCAGTAGCTTCCAAGGAAGCTTTGGTAAAGTCTCTATATGAAGCAATGAAGGATCCAAATTTCATAGAAAAGGCAAGAAAACTTATCCTATCGCAATCCGAAAAATCAGAACCAGAAACTCGCAAGGAATTATCACTTAAGCGTGTTTGCTGGTGTCTGCTAACAAGTTGAGAAAGATGTTATGAAGCTAAGTAAAACCTAATATCCAAGTTCACTGCTAACCCTCTGTCGGTTTAGATGATTGTTGCGGTGCCACTCCTTTCCTCAGAGTCGATGAAAATTATCCTTTGCCTTATCGTGCTGTAACAGTTTCTAGATGTACTGAGTTCAGGAATCTTGAAGTTAAGGGATTTTGTTTTGCCTAGTGTGAATTTCTAGAATTCCCTGACCATAATTTTTAATTTTTGTAAATCCCGACAATGTCAGATTTTCGTTAATATTGATGTTTCCAACGGCTTGGCGTATGCGCATTAATTAAATGAAACCTAGAGGCAATCCCTTTTTTCAGGAGTTTAGTTTTCCGTGACATGATGCTCTTTGAGATGCTATCAACGATTTTTGACAATGTCTATTTTTCAATATGTTGACGCTCAGATTATTAGCGGAAGAAAGTCCTACATTTAGGGCATGAGGTCCTATTATAACCATTGAATGCAAAACCACAGGATTTACACACCTCGGGAAGGAAATCAGGATCAGCTGCCCGTATCAAGTTCTGTTTGTGCGGCTCAAGGTAATTTTTATTGTACCATAATCCCGAATCTTTGCGCATAACGTTGAGTCTAAAGTATGTTAGTTCGTGAAAAAATTGTACTGGATCATACGGATAACCGTCATTCAATAGGCAAAACTTAACTTTGTTCACTTTGCGAGGCCGTCCTGACCGACTTACCTCAGGCCTCAATTCAGGATGAATTCTACCTGTTTCTACATTTACGTGACACTCATAGCATAAGTCTATTGTTTTTTCTGGGTCCCTGCTAATGTGGTGTTCCTCAATTGTTACATTTCCTGTTTTTATCACCTCAACATTGAAGTCCCATCGTCGTTTCCTGAATTCCTCATACGATGGATACGAAGCGCTCAGTACCAGTGTCTCCTGTTTATGGCACAGGTAACATCCCCTTCCTTTTACTGAGGTTTTTCCGTTGTCGTAATCAAACCCATATTTCTCTTCCGTCTCAGCAATTTTAACTGCTCTGTTGCGCATGATTTTGGAATATTCTTTTTTTAGTGCTGTTTCGGATAGTGGAGTAAAGATGCCACGACCTGAATACTTATAATGATGCGATTCCATTTCCGTTAGAAGATATTCAAACTCCCATTCTTCCAGGTGCTCCTTTAGCTTGAGGCGATCTCCTGATAGTTTGTCGAAGTGATATCCATACATCAGAGCATCCTTCGGTACCATTGAACTCGCCCTAAAAGCAATTACTACCACCCAGCTTAAAATTACACTAGATACCCAACGGTATAAAGTCATTTAATTTATCATACGAATCAATACCATTTCATGCCACAATTGCCAGAAGTAACACACATATCGAAAAGAGGAGCATCAATGAGGATTACACCTCCCAAGAAAGCGGCTGAATGCATCAATGCAGTTGCTGGTGACATCATAGGATTCTACGAGGATGACGGGAAGTTAGTTTTGAAGAAGATGAAGTGAAAATGGAAGAAATTCCTGAAATAAAAACAGGTTTGCAAATTAGAAGAAGAACCTGAAATGTCAAGTCCTTATTGAAGCATAATAGGACGTTTTAAGCTGCTGGTAATCACCTGTTTTCCTAGAAGTGTTTGAAACCGAACTACCCACACGAAAGTATGATGAGCCCAAATTTAACTAATTTCTGTCAAAATAAATTTCCCGAATCTGTCTCTACTCATTTTCTCTTTTTTTAGTATTACTCAGAGGTCTTAAATAGTTTAAATTTGTGTATGACATAAAGATTCGGTAAAAAAGGGCAGATAAATGACAGAAAGTTCATATGAGCAAGAAGAACATGATAAATACCGTCAGGCTGCAATTAAAGCCTGGAGTACCATACGTAAGAATAAGATCGAGAATATCAAGAAGGAAAATGAAACGTTTGACGATTATATTTTCGATGTGGACTCAAGGAAAATATCTTATGGAACGTATAAAATCAATCCGCCACTCATAAAGAAATCCAGGCTCACCTGGGTAGAGAAAGGAGGCGTCGGTAAGGAATTATCTGATGGGTGGTCGCTTAACTATGCTGTTGGCTGCACACATGCCTGCAGGTTCTGTTACGTCGATTCCATACACAAACGTTACGGTGAAAAGAGAACAGGACCATTTGTCAACAGATCATGGGGAAATTACATGTACCTCCCGGCGAACATGGACGATGCCATTGCCGAAACCAGATGGGAAAAATGGAAGGGCATCGAGGTCATGATGAGTTCCACTCATGATCCATATTTACCGTCATTGGTGGGCATAACGAAGAGAATACTTGAAGCGGCTCTTCCTGCAGGGGTGAAATTGTGTATACAGACCAGATCTCCACTTGTGGAGAAAGACTTGAAATATCTATCAGAGTTCCAAGATCAGGTAAGGGTCCAGGTATCTGTTGCCACCATGAACAGAGAACTGAGCAGGATTATTGAACCTAGGGTTGCATCTCCAGAGTCACGGCTCAGGATCCTAGAACACGCCAAGGATCATGGACTTAACACTGGGATAATAATTGCACCCATAATGCCTTCCCTGAAAATACGGGAGTCACCGAGATCAGATCTTATGGAGATTGCTAAGAGATTGTCAATACTGAGGCCTGACAACATCTATGGGGAGTGTCTCCACGTGAGGGGATCCAATATGAGTGAACTCGAGGCAGCACTGGGGGAGAAGATAGAGATTGGAGACTTTGATACCGGTATGGAAAAACAGTTCCACAGGATCCTTGGAACATTTGGGTTAAAAGGAAGATGGTGGAAAGAACATAAGACCTATTCAAAATAATCCATAACGCTTTTGCCACTGCCTTCAATGTAATGCTGAATAAGAGTAAAAACCTCGTCGCCGCTCAAATTATTAATCTTTTCATTGAAAGTTTTCAGTATTCTAAAGAATCTGGGTTCTTCCCACTTACCACCGGTAGATGTAAACAAAATGAAGTAATGGTGCCCATTTATTGTCTTTTGTATCTTAGTTCCAATTGGTTTCTTTTTGTAAGCTTGATTAGTTATTAGATCTGCGTAATAATTGTATATATCCTCATCTTTTTCAACATTTGCTAGCTTTTGTTTCCATTCTGAAGATCCAAAGAATCGGTCAAGCGTGGGCTCGTTCCAACTTGGATTAGCCCGCCACTGCTTTATAGGCCTTAAAATTTCCTCTGTTGCAACATTTACAATGAGATCACATCCAATCTGTCCCAAGAGGCGAATTGTATCGAAATCTATTTCCATAGAAAATGGATCGATAAAAACCAGAGAGTGAGTACCAAAATCACTCAACTTTCGGAGAATGTTCGGTATAATTTTATTACAATCTCCTTGGTGAAATTCAGTCCCTACCGGCTTACCAACAACATTGAACACTTTTTCCAGTTGATCTATTTTTGCTTTTTCACTTTCTATGAAGTGATACTCATCAAAGTACTTGTCGC is a window from the Thermoplasmatales archaeon genome containing:
- a CDS encoding Radical SAM superfamily protein, whose product is MTESSYEQEEHDKYRQAAIKAWSTIRKNKIENIKKENETFDDYIFDVDSRKISYGTYKINPPLIKKSRLTWVEKGGVGKELSDGWSLNYAVGCTHACRFCYVDSIHKRYGEKRTGPFVNRSWGNYMYLPANMDDAIAETRWEKWKGIEVMMSSTHDPYLPSLVGITKRILEAALPAGVKLCIQTRSPLVEKDLKYLSEFQDQVRVQVSVATMNRELSRIIEPRVASPESRLRILEHAKDHGLNTGIIIAPIMPSLKIRESPRSDLMEIAKRLSILRPDNIYGECLHVRGSNMSELEAALGEKIEIGDFDTGMEKQFHRILGTFGLKGRWWKEHKTYSK
- a CDS encoding ATP-dependent helicase HepA; amino-acid sequence: MSRIIDNGKDKLSESLNLELKDVSELAFASAYFNIKGFGLIKDTIRDKPLKFLLGRPQDESVTFEEEIVRELEEQEDNPEYYTLMNDTVTYFSDDKREIRKKNGPFFHGKAYIGVSPNLSNPKTGIGIVGSSNLTYAGLKTNSELNVENTDRELLKEITIWFNEKWQSAEEYKSTFIGFLKNYTITHTPYEVASKALFEYYNKDLQEAEKIKMMGLKRFQVVSVLEARKILSEYKGVVIADSTGLGKTRTMIALAHEARKERKKVLLIAPKSVLRTTWEKETDALDTKIEGINSEYISANPDEFVEKYENKGNNFIMVDEAHYFKSSSSNRYKALRDLILHNSAEVVLATATPVNNSLMDLYNLIALFAPEESIMDIAGVTLKGYFGSNQKLLLEGKSFEMSQVLERFVVRHSRKFAKMLEKDMKGFPERVIDMNPKNRYKSNMDYQTLDDKLERLYFAPYELSVEKLTELKLPSGQAISQFKEREKKEKLKELVKTIVRLNLFKRLESSQEAFRETMGAISSYMKRAMEFARTSGYFLPRSAADDPLFDFDEEIPPNIFESDKYRELQDKCLLTKEEKEYFLKACSEDLKSIKEILNSIPSTDAKLIGFQERVRELIPQIKEPNGVVFFTQYTATAKLLYNSLNGLYPLTYLTSGSICKDHKGRISDTTKIVEQFQEHGGLLISTDVLSEGQNLQNAQFVVNYDFPWNPVVLIQRVGRIDRMGSNYDYVYLINIMQENDNPEDPNSLQHFINLMRKLYSKISGIKNTVGIDAPILGEDAEPKDFGTMQKLIAEGKSTVLTELEKEIEQFTNDPKDQLMEIIDDLGEERIKAIPRGIGAYKKYEKNGLFCLFTDGENYYWRLKFEGESNVITDPGQIVGILLKDKEKDSSGEKIEYKVLVDKLRKLKEETTHSVESDRVRRSSSSTLPNLSKNGKEIYAKISEEDEELALKFRAVASKEALVKSLYEAMKDPNFIEKARKLILSQSEKSEPETRKELSLKRVCWCLLTS